The following DNA comes from Paenibacillus crassostreae.
GATCACACCACCTATACGACCCACGGCTGTAGCCATTCCAACTCCAGTGGTACGAACCTTTGTAGGATATAACTCTGGGGTATAAGCATATAGTCCACCCCATGCTCCTAGATTGAAGAAGGATAAGAAAATACCTGAAGTGATCAGCATGCCCACAGATGTTGAATATCCGAACCAGGCTGCACTAATCGCTGTCATGATTAAATAAGTAACGAGCACAAATTTACGTCCAAACTTCTCTATTAAATATGCCGCAGTGAAATATCCAGGTAATTGAGCTAACGTCATAATTAGAACATACTCAAAACTCTTGATAAGACTAAACCCTTTTAAGCCCATAACCGAAGGCAACCACAGGAACATGCCATAATAAGAGAATACGACAGTAAACCATAAGATCCATAACATAATTGTTGAACGTCGATGTTCACTAGACCACACTTCTGTTACTTTTTCACGTAAAGTAGGACGACGTTGACCTTGCTGCTGAACGAATCGTGGAGGATCCTCAATTGCTCGACGTAAATATAATGCATAAAACGCTGGAACAGCACCTATCACGAAAGCAGCCTGCCAACCGAATTTAGGAATGATAAAGTATGCAATGAGTGCAGCACATATCCATCCTACTGCCCAAAAACTTTCTAATAGTACTACTGCACGTCCACGCTCTTTAGCAGGTACGGATTCGGATACCAAAGTCGATGCGACCGGAAGTTCTCCACCAAGCCCAATTCCAGATATGAAGCGTAATAAACATAGAACCCCAAATCCAGTAGCCAAAGCTGATAACCCACTTGCAATAGAAAAAATTAATAATGTCCACAGAAGAATTGCTTTACGTCCATAGCGATCTGCCATAATGCCTGCTAACGCAGCACCCAGCACCATCCCTACGGAGCTTATACTTGTCAGAAACCCAACCTGTCCTGAAGACAAAGTCCATTCTTCTTTCAGTGCTGCAACGATAAATGATATGATTCCTACATCCATTGCATCAAATAGCCAACTAAGTCCAACGCCAAAAAGTAATTTGCGGTGTTTCGGACTTCTTAATAATTGTGATTTATTCATATGTAAGACTCCCTTTAGCTGTCTCTACTAATAGTAACCTAAGAATTAAATTCTATTCTAAATTCATCAACCAACCCTTGATGTGATCTTACCTAGAAGATAAATAAGTAGTTGTTGATTATGAGATGAAATACGATTTAATACAGTGGACAGAAATTCATCACGAATTTTCATTCCTCGATCTACTTCCTGCATTCCCTTCTCAGAGATCGACACCCAGACTATTCGTCGGTCATTACTATCACGTTCCCTTGTCAATAAATCGTTCTTCTCCATCCGATCAAGTAGCATCGTGACTGCAGCCGGACTCGTGGCTAAATAGGGGATAAAATCAGAAGGTTTCATTGTGCCGCGCTCCATTATGACTTCAAGTACAGTTAATTGTGGTTCTGTTAGTATAGGTGCTAGCTCGCTCTCCATATGCAGTTTATAATCTTTGCTGAGCTGGGACCATAATTTCGCGAATTCAGAAGTCTGCAATGGTATACCTACCTTTCTTTGGTAAATCATCATTCATACCATTCATTTTCGAGAAATATGTTCCAATTCCTTCCTAGATCACATTTTTTATATAAAAATAGAACATTCCCGCTCACATAAAAGCGGGATGTCTTCTGAATTATCTCTTTATTTCACAAATATATCAATGATTTGATCATTCTTCTCTAGGTGAATTAGATGCTTACCAATTGATTTACGATCTGAAATAGGTGCCTGATCGGATGTAATTTCAGTAAATACACTAGCTTGACTGACCGCACAAATCCTTAATGGCTCTTTGCAGTAGAAAGCCCCTACTAAATGGCTACCATTCGGTTTCACACGTTTGCCTTCTTTAAATTCGAAGGTTGGTAATCCTTTACCCCCACGACTTTGTGATAAATAATCGACTAATAGTGACCGTTTAGCATAACCAATATCACTAATCGTCAGAATCTCACCTTCATCTTCCTCTACCCAGAGGGCTGAGATGATCTCGTCACCATCACGTAACTGAATTCCCTTAACGCCACCAGATACACGACCCATCGCGTTTACTTCTTGTTCCTTGAAGCGAATACTCATTCCTAATTTACTAACTAGGAGAATATCCTTTGTACTATCACTCAGTGTCACAGAGATGATTTCATCTTCATCTCCAACTTTACAAGCAGCAATTGCACCTGAACGAGTGGTCATGTATTCTTTCAATTCTGTACGTTTCACTTGTCCTTTTTTCGTAACAAATACAACGCTTTTACCTGGATCATCTAACGTTGTAGCAGGAATAACGCCTACGATCTCATCCTCTTTAGACAAATGTATGACATTAACAATCGCGGTACCTGCATCTTTCCATTTAAATTCAGGGATTTGGTGAACCGGTAGCATGAAGTATTGACCTTTTTGCGTAAAGACTAACAAATTATCAAGTGTATTAAGCTCCATCACTTGTCTTAGGTAATCGCCATCTTTCACACCAGAACTTTCTCGATCCCCACCTGAACGCGTGAAAGATTGCATTCCCGTACGCTTGATATATCCGTCTTTTGAAAGGGTCACGATAACATCTTCTGCACTTACGAGAACTTCGAGATTCACTTTAATCTCTTCTACTTCACCCTGAATAACAGAACGACGATCTATTCCATACTTATCTCTTATATCCATTAATTCTTTACGAATCAATGCGAGCAACTTCTTATCACTTTCAATAATGGCCCGTAGATTTTCAACCTTCTTCTCAATCTCGTTCATTTCTTTCGTTAAAGTCGTGATCTCTAGATTCGTAATGCGATATAATTGTAAAATTAGAATGGCATCTGCCTGACGTTCGGTGAACCCAAACATCCACTGTAAGTTGTTCTGAGCATCCTGTCGGTTCTTGGAAGCCTTAATCGCTGCAATAACCTCATCAAGGATGTTAAGTGCCTTCACTAGCCCTTCTAGGACATGCAAGCGATCCTCTGCTTTGTTAAGATCATATTTAGTTCTACGCATAACGACTTCACGTTGATGATCAATATAAGCTTTCAGAATCGGTTTTAATCCTAATTGGTGAGGGGCTTTGTTAACAATCGCAACCATATTAAAGTTATACGTTACTTGAAGGTCTGTTTTTTTCAATAAATAATTCAAAATTCCTTGTGCATCGGCTTCTTTCTTTAATTCGACAACAATACGCAACCCTTCACGTCCGCTTTCATCGCGCACTTCAGCAATACCCTCTACCTTTTTCTCTAAGCGGATATTCTCCATAGCTGTAACTAGGCGTGATTTAACTACCTGAAAAGGAATCTCCGTAATAACAATCTGTTGCTTGCCACCGCGCATAAATTCAATTTCTGTTTTCGATCTTAAATAAATACGACCTTTACCGGTACGATAAGCATCCATGATGCCTTCTCCACCCATAATCGTTCCACCAAGTGGAAAATCAGGTCCTTTGATGAAGGTCATCAATTCTTCAAGTTCAATCTCAGGTTTCTGCATAACAGCAATACACGCATCAATGACTTCACGCAAATTATGCGGTGGAATTTCCGTTGCGAAACCTGCAGAGATTCCACTAGCTCCATTGACGAGTAGGTTCGGATATCTTGAAGGTAACACGGTAGGCTCTTGTGTTGTGTTATCGAAATTATCTTTAAATAATACCGTTCCTTTTTCGATGTCACGCAGTAACTCTAATGCGATGGGAGATAATCTTGCTTCCGTATAACGCATGGCAGCTGCTGGGTCATCGTCAATAGATCCCCAGTTACCGTGTCCATCTATAAGTGTATGCCCCATCTTCCAAGGCTGAGCCATACGGACCATCCCATCATATATTGATGAGTCTCCGTGAGGATGGTAATTTCCCATCACATCACCGACTGCTTTGGCCGATTTACGATAAGGTTTGTCAGGCATATTCCCTGAATCGTACATCGAATAAAGTATCCGACGTTGTACTGGCTTCAATCCATCCCGAACGTCAGGAATGGCACGATCTTGAATAATATATTTAGAGTACCGGCCGAAACGATCTCCTACAACCTCTTCTAAATAGACCGGTAGATATTCTTCTGATAAGCTCATACATTCACCTTCTATTCCTCAACATCTGTAAAGTCAACATTGTCTACAATCCAACGCTTACGTGGATCAACTTTGTCTCCCATCAACGTTGAAACTCTTCGTTCTGCTTTGGTAGCATCTACAATCTGAACTTTGAGTAATGTCCGCATCTCAGGATTCATCGTCGTCTCCCACAATTGCTCAGGATTCATTTCCCCAAGTCCTTTATAACGCTGTAATTCGAATTTATCCCCGAATTCCTTCAGATAATTCGCTAACTCTTCATCACTCCATGCATAACGCATCGTTTCGAGTTTCCCTGATTTACGAGTAATCTTGTACAATGGCGGTTGAGCGATAAAGACACGTCCTGCATCAATAAGAGGTTTCATATAACGGTAAAAGAACGTCAGAAGCAATACTTGAATATGTGCTCCATCCGTATCCGCATCAGTCATAATAATGATTTTAGAATAATTGCTATCCTCCACTACAAAATCAGGACCAATACCAGCTCCAATCGCTGATACAATGGCTCGATACTCCTCATTCTTAAGAACATCTGCGAGCTTAGCCTTCTCCGGATTCAATGGTTTTCCCTTTAACGGAAGTATGGCTTGAATTTTAGAGTCTCGACCCTGTTTAGCTGACCCACCCGCGGAATCACCTTCCACAATGAAAAGCTCTGTTCGTGTAACGTCTTTCGACTGTGCAGGAGTTAACTTTCCATTAAGATTAGAACTCTCGCTACGCTTCTTACCTGTGCGCATATCATCACGTGCTTTACGAGCAGCTTCACGCGCTTTCGAGGCTTGAATCGATTTCTTGATTAATGTTTGGGCGATCTGTGGATTCTCCTCTAGGAAGATTTGCATATTCTCAGAAACGATGGCATCTACCATACTACGAGCAGAGGCGCTTCCCAATTGATCTTTGGTTTGACCCACAAATTCTACATCGGACATTTTGACACTAATAACAGCCATCATACCCTCACGTAAATCAGAACCTTCCAAGTTTTTATCCTTTTCTTTGAGAAGGCTAGTTTTTCTAGCATAATCATTCATCACACGCGTATAGGCTGTTTTAAATCCAGTCTCATGCGTACCTCCACCTCGAGTAGGAATGGAGTTAACGAAGGAGGCCAATGTCTCTGTATACCCGGCATTATACTGAAGGGCTACCTCAACCTCAACATCATCTTTCTCAGCGCTGAAGTGAATCACATCATGGAGAACATCCTTACCCTCGTTCAAATACTCAACGAACTGGCTAGCACCACCCTCATAGAAGAATTCATCTTCTTTATCCGCTCGAACATCCTTGAGGACAATTCGAAGCCCCGAATTTAGAAAAGCAAGTTCCATCACGCGTTCTGATAATGTATCATAGTTAAGATGAATTCCAGCTGAAAAGACACGACTATCTGGTTTAAATGTAACTTTGGTTCCCGTCTTATTGGTGTTTCCAAACATTTCAAGACCCGTAGAAGGTTCACCTACATGTTCTCTGCCCTGATCATCGATCCAATATTCGAAACGTTGACGATGTATTTTTCCATCGCGATAAATTTCGACTTCGAGCCATTCCGATAGAGCATTTGTTACTGAAGCCCCAACC
Coding sequences within:
- a CDS encoding MFS transporter; its protein translation is MNKSQLLRSPKHRKLLFGVGLSWLFDAMDVGIISFIVAALKEEWTLSSGQVGFLTSISSVGMVLGAALAGIMADRYGRKAILLWTLLIFSIASGLSALATGFGVLCLLRFISGIGLGGELPVASTLVSESVPAKERGRAVVLLESFWAVGWICAALIAYFIIPKFGWQAAFVIGAVPAFYALYLRRAIEDPPRFVQQQGQRRPTLREKVTEVWSSEHRRSTIMLWILWFTVVFSYYGMFLWLPSVMGLKGFSLIKSFEYVLIMTLAQLPGYFTAAYLIEKFGRKFVLVTYLIMTAISAAWFGYSTSVGMLITSGIFLSFFNLGAWGGLYAYTPELYPTKVRTTGVGMATAVGRIGGVIAPLLVGILLTRNIAIDVIFIMFFVVILIGAMSVLFLGKETKGIELQDE
- a CDS encoding MarR family winged helix-turn-helix transcriptional regulator, with product MQTSEFAKLWSQLSKDYKLHMESELAPILTEPQLTVLEVIMERGTMKPSDFIPYLATSPAAVTMLLDRMEKNDLLTRERDSNDRRIVWVSISEKGMQEVDRGMKIRDEFLSTVLNRISSHNQQLLIYLLGKITSRVG
- the parC gene encoding DNA topoisomerase IV subunit A, producing MSLSEEYLPVYLEEVVGDRFGRYSKYIIQDRAIPDVRDGLKPVQRRILYSMYDSGNMPDKPYRKSAKAVGDVMGNYHPHGDSSIYDGMVRMAQPWKMGHTLIDGHGNWGSIDDDPAAAMRYTEARLSPIALELLRDIEKGTVLFKDNFDNTTQEPTVLPSRYPNLLVNGASGISAGFATEIPPHNLREVIDACIAVMQKPEIELEELMTFIKGPDFPLGGTIMGGEGIMDAYRTGKGRIYLRSKTEIEFMRGGKQQIVITEIPFQVVKSRLVTAMENIRLEKKVEGIAEVRDESGREGLRIVVELKKEADAQGILNYLLKKTDLQVTYNFNMVAIVNKAPHQLGLKPILKAYIDHQREVVMRRTKYDLNKAEDRLHVLEGLVKALNILDEVIAAIKASKNRQDAQNNLQWMFGFTERQADAILILQLYRITNLEITTLTKEMNEIEKKVENLRAIIESDKKLLALIRKELMDIRDKYGIDRRSVIQGEVEEIKVNLEVLVSAEDVIVTLSKDGYIKRTGMQSFTRSGGDRESSGVKDGDYLRQVMELNTLDNLLVFTQKGQYFMLPVHQIPEFKWKDAGTAIVNVIHLSKEDEIVGVIPATTLDDPGKSVVFVTKKGQVKRTELKEYMTTRSGAIAACKVGDEDEIISVTLSDSTKDILLVSKLGMSIRFKEQEVNAMGRVSGGVKGIQLRDGDEIISALWVEEDEGEILTISDIGYAKRSLLVDYLSQSRGGKGLPTFEFKEGKRVKPNGSHLVGAFYCKEPLRICAVSQASVFTEITSDQAPISDRKSIGKHLIHLEKNDQIIDIFVK
- the parE gene encoding DNA topoisomerase IV subunit B, which produces MVEQIDLFAESSNKGEKGHVGYDVDDIQVLEGLVAVRKRPGMYIGSTSNSGLHHLLWEIVDNAVDEHLAKYCTRIEITLHKDGSVTVQDNGRGIPTGMHKTGIPTPQVVFTILHAGGKFGGSGYKKSGGLHGVGASVTNALSEWLEVEIYRDGKIHRQRFEYWIDDQGREHVGEPSTGLEMFGNTNKTGTKVTFKPDSRVFSAGIHLNYDTLSERVMELAFLNSGLRIVLKDVRADKEDEFFYEGGASQFVEYLNEGKDVLHDVIHFSAEKDDVEVEVALQYNAGYTETLASFVNSIPTRGGGTHETGFKTAYTRVMNDYARKTSLLKEKDKNLEGSDLREGMMAVISVKMSDVEFVGQTKDQLGSASARSMVDAIVSENMQIFLEENPQIAQTLIKKSIQASKAREAARKARDDMRTGKKRSESSNLNGKLTPAQSKDVTRTELFIVEGDSAGGSAKQGRDSKIQAILPLKGKPLNPEKAKLADVLKNEEYRAIVSAIGAGIGPDFVVEDSNYSKIIIMTDADTDGAHIQVLLLTFFYRYMKPLIDAGRVFIAQPPLYKITRKSGKLETMRYAWSDEELANYLKEFGDKFELQRYKGLGEMNPEQLWETTMNPEMRTLLKVQIVDATKAERRVSTLMGDKVDPRKRWIVDNVDFTDVEE